A single Sphingobacteriales bacterium DNA region contains:
- a CDS encoding PKD domain-containing protein, giving the protein MRKSFVNTVFLLVILLLCFSKIAFSQKEGNIWYFGGKAGISFNSGSPVALTNSAMFQYDGCATISDSNGNLLFYSNGVDVWNKNHTIMDNGNGLLGGYASTQSCVAVKKPKSDSIYYLFTVDDVAGPNGFCYSVISMKRNGGLGKVISKNTKLLYPTTEKVTAVRHRNKTDIWVITHGWDTNAFFAYLVTPSGISSTPVVSSVGTKHSGSLTRTAGYMKVSPNGKKIAWAITTYNGIVEILDFDDSTGKVSNPITCTSIKDPYGIEFSPDGTKLYVSSRAYKEIYEFFLEAGSAYEILNSMIKVATSAAQLGAMQVAIDGRIYVAREDKYLGIINAPNAYGAACKYVDKAFYLAGRDSKFGLPTFNQSYFYNPEYQFKNFCYGDSTEFIVTSSSLVDSVRWYFGDAASSDKSSNKLIAKHKYTSSGIFTVNLVVYLITSAVDTLSWTIKIHPKPNASFNINDSTQCQKENQAFMINNTTIIDGTFKSYWDFGDGDTSSAANPLHKFKYEDTFTVQLITVSDKGCKDTFYRKMVVFPSPKPDFDMNDSAQCFDRNKYEFTNKSTISSGNLMYDWDFGDGATSKMTHPTHIYTVADTFTVTLVATSDHYCRDTAQKKTYIMLYPTPISAFAIDDSFQCLYGNKFMFTNNSFLTTGTMTFRWSFGDGDSSYATDPQHVYTNDGVYNVKLTVISDKNCKDHKVKKVYVNPMPDAFFTVDDSAQCLRNNQVKFTNKTKINSGIVNYTWDFDDGNYSNLVNPDHKFAYYDTFVVSLLTVSDAGCLDSFKKPIVIYPMPIVDFSINKTQQCLQGNVFQFTNESTIGYGKIISNQWSMGDGKKYTSSNALHNYSTPGNYDVLLTLVSDNGCRDSITKKVFVFPMPKANFSINDIDQCLSKNIVICKDSSKITSGTIAARIWDMGDGTTYTDQNIFHNYTVSDTFDIKLKVVSDQGCFDSLIKKVLIYPMPKVNFDVSDPDQCLSGNIFSFQDKTTIFPGVIQQLNWSLSDGYKTNVPSFNRSFTKADTFTVKLVAVSGVGCRDSIIRQVYVRPMPKADFTINNPQQCLSGNNFSFSNKSTVSYGSIISNFWTFGDGGNSSALHPVYTYSNDNTYGVKLLITSNFGCRDSVVRNVTVFPMPKVDFNVNNPCLDKTTFLEDKSTINPPGIINQWLWKINGTDLSTSQNTQQTFTNPGIYEVTLFATSKDNCQSSATKYFRIAEHVTQNSVVRSTVIHDDEILTEWTPTTSGAPLYYIIERSDNGLTYGALANLPAGTFSFRDKNVDASTNSYYYRVYVRDSCGYTTSPSNIGKTIRLTVNTDGDSPLLQWNAYEGWDNGVDYQEIELKDENGYFKTIEKVNDKTFYYLDLKTTTLLNEYCYRITAHEKNSGVYSNSNEVCVSVPLLLWPPNAFTPNGDEVNDEFLVQGKYVSSFNIQIFNRWGELMFESKDMNKSWDGKFNGQLCPNGLYYYRIEAKGTKNQVKIVTGTLHLLR; this is encoded by the coding sequence ATGCGCAAAAGCTTTGTAAATACTGTATTTCTCCTCGTCATTTTACTGCTTTGCTTCAGTAAAATTGCGTTTTCTCAGAAAGAAGGGAATATCTGGTATTTCGGAGGCAAAGCAGGAATAAGCTTTAATTCAGGATCTCCTGTGGCGCTGACCAACAGTGCCATGTTTCAATATGATGGCTGTGCTACCATTTCCGATAGCAACGGGAATCTGCTCTTTTATTCAAATGGGGTGGATGTCTGGAATAAAAACCACACCATTATGGACAACGGAAACGGATTGTTAGGTGGTTATGCTTCGACACAGTCGTGTGTAGCAGTGAAAAAGCCAAAGTCAGATTCCATATATTACCTTTTCACAGTTGATGATGTAGCCGGACCAAATGGGTTCTGCTATTCAGTTATCAGCATGAAAAGGAACGGGGGTTTAGGAAAGGTTATTTCAAAAAATACCAAGCTTCTGTATCCGACCACTGAAAAAGTTACGGCTGTTCGTCACCGAAACAAGACAGACATCTGGGTAATTACCCATGGATGGGACACCAATGCCTTTTTTGCCTATCTGGTAACACCCAGCGGAATCAGTTCAACACCGGTAGTCAGCAGTGTAGGAACAAAGCATAGTGGTTCCCTTACCCGAACCGCAGGTTATATGAAAGTATCTCCCAACGGGAAAAAAATTGCCTGGGCTATTACCACTTACAATGGCATTGTCGAAATTCTTGACTTCGATGACTCGACAGGAAAGGTTTCTAATCCGATAACCTGTACATCGATAAAAGACCCATACGGAATAGAGTTTTCACCGGATGGAACCAAATTATATGTCAGCTCCCGTGCATATAAAGAAATTTACGAGTTCTTTCTGGAGGCCGGTTCTGCTTATGAAATACTCAATTCGATGATAAAGGTCGCCACCAGTGCTGCCCAGCTTGGCGCCATGCAGGTAGCTATTGACGGGAGAATTTACGTAGCAAGGGAAGACAAGTATCTTGGAATCATCAATGCCCCAAATGCTTACGGAGCCGCCTGCAAATATGTGGACAAAGCCTTTTATCTGGCAGGAAGAGATAGTAAGTTCGGTCTTCCGACATTTAACCAAAGTTATTTTTATAATCCTGAGTATCAGTTCAAAAACTTTTGTTATGGCGACAGTACCGAGTTTATTGTAACCAGTTCCAGTCTGGTCGATTCTGTCAGGTGGTATTTTGGCGATGCGGCCTCATCTGACAAATCAAGCAATAAACTGATTGCAAAGCATAAATATACCTCATCAGGTATTTTTACGGTGAACCTGGTTGTCTATCTTATTACCAGCGCTGTAGACACACTTTCATGGACCATTAAGATTCATCCCAAGCCCAATGCCAGTTTCAATATCAACGACAGTACACAATGTCAGAAAGAAAATCAGGCATTTATGATTAACAACACCACTATAATTGATGGAACCTTTAAGTCTTACTGGGATTTCGGAGACGGAGACACGAGCAGTGCAGCCAATCCGCTCCATAAGTTTAAATATGAAGACACCTTTACTGTTCAATTAATCACGGTTTCGGATAAAGGCTGTAAAGATACCTTTTACCGAAAAATGGTCGTTTTTCCTTCTCCCAAGCCTGATTTCGACATGAACGACAGTGCACAATGCTTCGACAGGAATAAATATGAGTTTACCAACAAAAGTACAATCAGCAGCGGAAATTTAATGTACGACTGGGATTTTGGCGATGGAGCCACTTCCAAAATGACGCATCCGACCCACATTTATACCGTAGCAGATACCTTTACTGTTACATTAGTGGCAACCTCCGATCATTATTGCCGTGATACTGCTCAAAAGAAAACCTACATCATGCTTTATCCCACGCCCATCAGCGCTTTTGCCATTGATGATTCCTTCCAGTGCTTGTATGGGAATAAATTCATGTTTACCAACAACTCTTTTCTCACCACAGGTACCATGACTTTCCGCTGGTCTTTCGGAGATGGGGATTCTTCCTATGCTACTGATCCTCAACATGTTTATACAAATGATGGGGTTTATAATGTTAAGCTTACTGTCATCTCCGATAAAAACTGTAAAGACCATAAGGTTAAAAAAGTATATGTCAATCCGATGCCTGATGCATTTTTTACTGTGGACGATTCTGCCCAATGTCTGAGAAATAATCAGGTGAAATTTACCAATAAAACCAAAATCAATTCGGGAATAGTAAATTATACATGGGATTTCGATGACGGCAATTATTCCAATCTTGTCAATCCCGACCATAAATTTGCTTATTACGATACATTTGTTGTTTCTTTGCTTACCGTTTCGGATGCTGGCTGCCTCGATTCCTTTAAAAAGCCCATTGTTATCTATCCCATGCCAATCGTTGATTTCAGTATTAACAAAACACAACAATGCCTGCAAGGAAATGTTTTCCAGTTTACCAATGAATCTACCATCGGCTATGGAAAAATCATTTCCAATCAGTGGAGTATGGGTGACGGTAAAAAATATACTTCTTCCAATGCTCTCCATAATTATTCCACGCCCGGCAATTACGATGTCCTTCTCACCCTTGTCAGCGACAACGGTTGCCGTGATTCCATTACCAAAAAGGTATTTGTATTTCCGATGCCAAAAGCCAATTTCAGCATTAATGATATTGACCAGTGTCTGAGCAAAAACATTGTTATATGTAAGGATTCTTCGAAAATCACCTCCGGAACCATAGCGGCAAGAATCTGGGATATGGGTGACGGTACTACATATACCGACCAAAACATTTTTCACAACTATACCGTTTCAGATACTTTCGACATTAAGTTAAAGGTTGTCTCCGATCAGGGATGTTTCGATTCACTGATTAAAAAGGTGCTTATTTATCCGATGCCAAAAGTCAACTTTGATGTGTCTGATCCCGACCAATGCCTTTCAGGTAATATTTTCAGTTTTCAGGACAAAACAACCATTTTCCCCGGAGTCATTCAGCAATTAAACTGGTCATTATCAGATGGATACAAAACCAATGTGCCTTCTTTTAACCGTTCATTTACAAAAGCAGATACTTTCACTGTCAAACTGGTGGCTGTTTCAGGAGTAGGTTGCCGCGATTCCATCATCAGACAGGTTTATGTCAGACCAATGCCTAAAGCCGATTTTACCATCAACAATCCTCAACAATGCCTGTCGGGCAATAACTTCAGCTTTTCCAATAAATCGACAGTTTCATACGGTTCAATAATCTCAAACTTCTGGACTTTTGGAGATGGAGGAAACAGTTCAGCGCTCCATCCGGTTTATACCTATTCAAACGACAACACTTATGGGGTTAAATTATTGATAACCAGTAATTTTGGTTGCCGCGATTCTGTTGTCAGGAATGTAACCGTATTTCCCATGCCAAAAGTTGATTTTAACGTTAATAACCCATGTCTTGACAAAACAACCTTTTTAGAAGATAAATCGACCATCAACCCTCCCGGCATTATTAACCAGTGGCTCTGGAAAATAAACGGAACCGATCTTTCGACCTCCCAAAACACTCAGCAAACCTTTACAAATCCAGGCATTTATGAAGTTACCTTGTTTGCCACCTCAAAAGACAATTGCCAGTCGTCAGCCACCAAATATTTCAGAATAGCCGAGCATGTTACTCAAAATTCAGTTGTCCGGTCAACAGTGATACATGACGATGAGATTTTAACGGAATGGACACCTACTACTTCAGGTGCTCCACTCTACTATATAATCGAACGAAGTGATAATGGTCTCACATACGGTGCCTTAGCCAACCTGCCTGCCGGAACATTCAGCTTCAGGGATAAAAATGTTGATGCCTCTACCAATTCATATTACTACCGTGTATATGTCAGGGATAGTTGCGGATATACCACATCCCCCTCAAATATCGGCAAAACCATCCGCCTGACCGTTAATACCGATGGAGATTCTCCCTTATTGCAGTGGAATGCTTATGAAGGCTGGGACAATGGTGTTGATTATCAGGAAATTGAATTAAAAGATGAAAACGGGTATTTCAAAACCATTGAAAAGGTAAATGACAAAACCTTTTACTATCTGGATTTAAAAACCACAACTTTACTCAATGAATATTGCTACCGGATAACCGCACATGAGAAAAACAGTGGAGTTTATTCCAATTCCAACGAAGTATGTGTTTCAGTTCCATTACTGCTTTGGCCACCAAATGCTTTTACTCCAAATGGTGATGAGGTAAATGATGAATTTCTTGTTCAGGGAAAATATGTATCCTCCTTTAACATACAGATTTTCAACCGTTGGGGTGAATTGATGTTTGAAAGCAAAGACATGAACAAAAGCTGGGATGGTAAATTTAACGGGCAGTTATGTCCGAATGGACTTTATTACTACCGCATAGAAGCAAAAGGAACTAAAAACCAGGTAAAAATTGTAACCGGTACCCTTCATCTCCTTCGATAA